In a single window of the Papaver somniferum cultivar HN1 chromosome 8, ASM357369v1, whole genome shotgun sequence genome:
- the LOC113302679 gene encoding uncharacterized protein LOC113302679 isoform X1 — MNQLQTALRRSIHTSPQQTTPRLTKISLHPPKTVEVEFADGSAFNLSAEFLRVHSPAVDSKIRSVGGEKVIYGRRHVGIMSAEPIGNYGLRVAFDDLHKTGIYTWDYFYHLGSNKFTLMRNYIRTLKKHGLSRDPQRRK; from the exons ATGAATCAATTGCAGACGGCTCTCCGAAGAAGCATCCACACGTCTCCACAACAAACAACTCCTCGTCTCACTAAAATCTCATTACACCCTCCCAAGACT GTAGAAGTCGAATTTGCAGATGGGAGTGCCTTCAATTTGTCAGCGGAGTTTCTTAGAGTGCACAGCCCTGCTGTGGATAGTAAGATTAGGTCTGTTGGTGGTGAAAAG GTGATATATGGGCGACGGCATGTTGGTATCATGTCGGCTGAACCTATTGGAAACTATGGACTAAG AGTAGCTTTCGACGACTTGCATAAAACTGGGATTTATACATGGGATTATTTCTATCATCTTGGAAGCAACAAGTTTACACTCATGAGGAATTATATAAGGACCCTGAAAAAACATGGACTCAGCCGAGACCCACAGAGAAGAAAATGA
- the LOC113302679 gene encoding uncharacterized protein LOC113302679 isoform X2 — MNQLQTALRRSIHTSPQQTTPRLTKISLHPPKTVEVEFADGSAFNLSAEFLRVHSPAVDSKIRSVGGEKVIYGRRHVGIMSAEPIGNYGLSFRRLA, encoded by the exons ATGAATCAATTGCAGACGGCTCTCCGAAGAAGCATCCACACGTCTCCACAACAAACAACTCCTCGTCTCACTAAAATCTCATTACACCCTCCCAAGACT GTAGAAGTCGAATTTGCAGATGGGAGTGCCTTCAATTTGTCAGCGGAGTTTCTTAGAGTGCACAGCCCTGCTGTGGATAGTAAGATTAGGTCTGTTGGTGGTGAAAAG GTGATATATGGGCGACGGCATGTTGGTATCATGTCGGCTGAACCTATTGGAAACTATGGACTAAG CTTTCGACGACTTGCATAA